AACACGCGGGGACGGCCCCGGGCATGAGGGGCACGCGATGAGTTCGCCCGAAGCGGGCGAGATCGCCATCCAGCTCACGGACGTGACCGTGCGGCTGGGCGGCCAGACGGTGATGGAGGACGTGAATCTGACGGTGCCGCACGGCGAGTTCCTGGCGGTGATCGGCCCCTCGGGGGGTGGCAAGAGCACGCTGCTGCGGGTGCTGGCCGGGCTGCTGCGCCCGCAGGAGGGGACCGTTTACGTCGCCTCGCCCCCCGCGCTGATGTTTCAGGACAACCGGCTGCTGCCCTGGCGCACGGCGCTGCGAAACGTGGGGCTGCCGCGCGACCTGGGCGCAGGGGGCGGCCTGGCCCCCCGCGAGGCGCTGCATATGGTGGGGCTGGACGCCTATGCGGACTACTACCCCGCGCAGCTCTCCGGCGGGATGCGGGCGCGGGTGGCGCTGGCCCGCGCGCTGGCGCAGAGCCACGACGTGCTGCTGCTGGACGAACCGTTCTCGGCGCTCGACGCCCTGGTACGCGAACGCTTCAACGCCGAACTGCGCCACCTGCACGACAAGACCGGGCGCACGACCATCCTGGTCACGCATTCCATCCGCGAGGCGGTCTGGCTGGCCGACCGGGTGGCGGTACTGCGCGGCGGGCACATCGTGGAGGTGCTGGACACGCGCGGCGCGGGGCGCGTCACGGCCTACACGGACGGTCTGGAAGCCGAGCTGCGCGCGCTGCTGGGCACCGGGGACAGCACCCGCGTCGTGGTGGAGCCGCGCGCCCGCCCGTATCTGGGCTGGCTGGCCCCCGCCTCCGCCGTGATCGCGGGCCTGCTGCTGTGGGAGGTGGGGGCGCGGGCGCTGCATCAGCCCTTCCTCCTGCCCGGCCCGGCACAGGTCTGGGCGGAGTTGAGCCGCAGCCCGGGCGAATTCGCGCAGGCGACCTGGGGCACGGCCCGCGTCGCGCTGCTGGGGGCCCTCCTGGGCTCGCTGGCGGGGGCGCTGATCGGCTATCCCCTCGCCAAGTCGCGGGCGCTGGAACGCTTCCTGAGTCCCTTCGTCGTCGCGTCGCAGAGTGCGCCTATCGTGGTGCTGGCGCCGCTGCTGATCACCTGGTTCGGCTTCGGCACCGTCCCCGCCGTGCTGGTGAGCGCCCTCTCGGCCCTCTATCCCGTCATGGTCGCCACCATCGTCGGCGTGCGCGAGGTGCCCGCCACCAGCTACGAACTCTTCTCCACCCTGCGGGCCACGCCCTGGCAGCGGCTCACCCGGCTGGAACTGCCCTCCGCCCTCCCGGTGATGCTGGGCGGATTGAGGCTGGCCCTCAGCCTCGCGCTGATCGGCGCCGTCGTGTGGGAGTTCGTGAGCAACCAGAAACCCGGCCTGGGCTTTCTGGTCAACCAGGCCCGCGCCTACTACAACACCCCCCGCCAGTTCGCGGCCATCGCCCTGCTGATCGGGCTGGGCGTGCTGCTGTACCTGGCGGTGACGGCGCTGGAACGGCGGGTGTTGCGGCACCGCAGGCAGGTGTAGGACGGGGGAAAGGCTCTTTTCCCGCGCACCGCGTCCCGCCGACCGCGTACCCTGACGCTCATGGACAGACCAGTCGTCTGCGTGGGCGCACTCGTATGGGGACCGGACGGGCGCGTCTTGCTCGCCCGCACGACGAAATGGCGCGGGTTGTGGGGCGTGCCCGGCGGCAAGGTGGACTGGGGCGAGACGCTCTCGGACGCGGTGCGGCGCGAGTTCCGCGAGGAGACGGGTCTCACGCTCTCGGACGTGCGCTACGCCCAGACGCAGGAGGCCGTGCTGAGCGGGGAGTTCCACAAGCCCGCCCACCTGCTGCTGGTGGACTTCTTCGCGCGGACGGACACGCACGAGATCACGCCCAACGAGGAAATCGCGGAATGGGTCTGGGTGCCGCTGACGGAGGCCGTCCATTACCCGCTGAACACGGTCACGCGCACGCTGGTCGAACTCGCCCTGAACGTGGAGGCACGGGGCCGGGGAGAGGCGTGACGGGCGGCGGGAAAGGTACGGCGCTGGTGACGGGGGCAGCGCGCGGCATCGGGCGGGCGCTGGCCGTCGCGCTGGCCGCCGAGGGCTATGCCGTCGCCGTGCATTACCGGGGCAGCCAGGCGGACGCGCGGGAAACAGCCCGGTTGTGCGGGGAAAAGGGCGTCCAGACGACCACCCTCCAGGCCGACGTGACCGACCCCGCCCAGGCCCGGCGGCTGGTGCGGGAGGCACACGCGGCCTTCCCCGGCTCGCCCCTCGCCGTCCTGGTGAACAACGTCGGAAACTACGTGCATAAGCCGCTGCTGGAGACGACCGATGCCGAGTGGTCGGAGATGCTCGCCAGCAACCTCACCGCGACCTTCACCACCTGCCAGGAAGCGGCGCCGCTGATGCAGGCGGCGGGGTTCGGACGGATCGTGAACCTGGGGTACGCCGGGGCGCGGTACCTGATCGCGCGGCCCGGCATCGTGCCCTACACCATCGCCAAGGCGGGCGTCTTGCAGCTTTCGCACGCGCTGGGCAAGCTTCTGGCGGGCACCGGCGTCAGCGTGAACGTGGTCAGCCCCGGCGTGATCGAAACCAGCGTCAGCCAGCCCCTGCGCGAGATTCCCGCCGGGCGCGTCGGCACGGTGGCTGAACTGGTGGACGCCGCGCTGTACTTCGTGCGCGCCAGCGACTACGTGACCGGGCAGGAACTGGAGGTGGCGGGCGGCTGGAATCTGTGACGCCCAAAAGGAACCGCCGTCAGTCTGGATTGCCGACGGCGGCCCCGGAAGTCGGAAGGATCAACGGGCGGGCGTAACCTTGAGGTTCAGCACGGCGTTCTGGCTGCGCGGCAGTTCCTGCGCCTTGTTGCTGCTGTACAGCAGGCGGCCGTTCGGTCCCGTGACGCGGACGGTCACGGCGTAGACGCGGCGCGGGTTCATGCGGGCTGGGTTGTACTGGAACTGGTAGGGCGTGGAGAGGCGCGTGGAGGGGAAGCTGACCGTCAGCCGGGTGGTGCCGGGCGCATTCAGCCGGGTCACGTCCTCGATGTTGAGGGTCACGGTGCTGCCCGAGGGCAGCCGCACCTCGTTGGGGGCCGAGATGCGGCCACTCACGACCCGCCACCCGGCGGGCACATCGGTCAGGCTGGGCATGGGGGCCGACGTGTTGGTGGACGTGCTGGTGGTCGTCCGGGTGATGGTGATGCTCTGGGCGGAAGCGGGCGTGGCGAGCAGAGCCGCCAGCAGCAGCGCAGCGAATCGTTTCATGACTTCACGCTAGGGCGGCGCCTCGTCAGGTACGACGAGAACACGTGCAGACTTTCTTCACGTTCCCGCCTGCCCCCTGATGCCCCCACGCGGCCCGTGTTCCAATGGTCCCCGATGACCGCCGCCCCACCCGACGCACCTTTCCAGCCCCTGACCGACCACGCCGGGGCGCTGGCGTGGCTGGCGCGTGACCCGGTGCTGGCTGAGGTCCTGGCCCGCGCCCAGCCCCTCCCCGTGCTGACGCCCACCCCGGACCCCTTCGGTACCCTGATCAGGAGCGTGGTGGGGCAGCAGCTCTCCACGAAGGCGGCCGCCAGCATTCATGCCCGTGTGGAGGGCGCGCTGGGTGGCGTGGCCCCCGAACCGCTGCTGCGCGCCGCCCCGGAGGACCTGCGCGCGCTGGGACTGTCCTGGGCCAAGGTCCGCACGGTGCGCGCCCTGGCAGACGCGGCGCTCTCAGGCCAGGTGGATTTCGCCCACCTGGCGGCATTGCTGGACGAAGAGGTCATCACGGCGCTCACGCCTCTGCCCGGCATCGGGCGCTGGACCGTGGAGATGTTCCTGATGTTCGGCCTCGCGCGGCCCGACGTGTTCAGTTTCGGGGACCTGGTGCTGCGGCAGGGCCTCCTCCGCCTGTACCCGGACCTTGCCCCCGGCCCGACACAGGCGGAACGGGTGGCGTCGTGGTCGCCTTACCGCACGCTGGCGGCCCGGACGCTGTGGGCGGAAGCCGCACGGCTGCGGCAGGGGGCAGGCGGCCTCTCTCCCAGTGACCCGCTCTGAGCGGCTGTTTGAAAGGGTCACCATGACCCGTCCACGCCCTGAGTCTGCTCAAAGCTGAGGCCCCCTGGCTTTTCAAGACATAGGACTGACGTGGAACGCTGGCTTGGAATATCGGGGAGTTGAGGGAACGTGGTGCTGGGACGGCAGGCACGTTCACCCCCTCTCCTGCGGAGCTGTACCAGTCCCAATCTCCCCCCTCAAGGGGGAGGAGCTAAAAATACTGTCACGCACGGATTCGTCTTCCGCCCCGAACTCTGGAGGAGACGCCTGATCTCAACGCGGTCCGGGCAGGAATCGTCACCGCGCCAAGCTTCCAACCTGCCCTGCATCCGCCCCCACGCCTTACTCCTCCAGGTAGCGTTTCAGGACATCCAGGCGCACGACCAGCGGTGTGCGGGCGCGGCTGATCGCCCCCTCCTGCTTGAGCTTTCCGAGGGAGTGGCTGACGGTTTCGCGGGTGGCCCCCACCATCCGCGCGATGTCCTCCTGATTCAGCTTGAGGGCCAGTTCCACGCCCTGCGGGTGGGGTCGGCCGAACTCGCGGGCCAGGCGGTAGAGCAGGCTGGCGACGCGCTCGGGGGCGCTGTAGGCACTGACGGTGGCGGTCCACGACTGCGCCTCGAACAGCCGGGCGGCCATCAGGCGGATCAGCTTCATGGCGAGGGCGGGTTTGGTGTCCAGCAGCTTTTGCAGTTCGGCCCGCGGCAGCACGATCAGGGTGGTGCGTTCCAGGGCTTCGGCCTGGGTGGGGCGGCGCTCTTCCGGTTGCAGCAGCAGCTCACCGAAGGTGTCGTGCTGGCCGACCACGCCGAGAATCGCTTCCTTGCCGTTGGGAAAGAGCTTGCTGATCTTGATCAGCCCGCTCCGCACGAAGTAGAGGGCGTCCGCCGGGTCGTCCATGCGGTAGATCACCTCGCCCGGCCCGTAGGAGCGGTAGGGCGTCGAGGCGGCCACCCGTTCCAGTTCGGCCAGCTCAAGGTCCGCGAACAGCTCCGTCCGCTTGAGGTGCCAGACCAGGCTAGGGTAATTCATGGTTCTGCCCAGGATACCCGAAACGGCCGCGAATCGCCCGGCAGCGCGGCGGTGATGCAGGGCGCCCGCAAAGTAGCAAGGTTCGCCCAGTCCGGTTTAACCCCTCTGCTGCGCAGCTCTGCGAGTTCGGCCCTTCGGCCCACCTCCCCTCAAGACGCCTGATGCGCATTACAGGGCTGGCAGATAGGACAAGCAGGAGTGTTTTTCTCATGTGGGACGAGGGCAAGCTGGCGCTTGCTACCCCTCTCCCCGGCCCTCCGCTTCGCGGCTCTGCGAGTCACCCGCAAGGGGAGAGGGAGAAAAAAGTCCATTCCAGACAGCAACTTTCTATTGCACATCAGGCGCTCAAGGGGCACAGATTGAGCTTCCGAGAGGGCCAAGGGCGTCCCCGGCTCCCCCCCTGGGGAGCTGTCAGCAAAGCTGACTGAGGGGTTACCGGGGCGCGCACTTCCAAAACCCGACGTTGCGGTGGCCCTGGACGGTGATGCGGCACACGTGACTTTTGCCCCCCCAAGTTTTAGACTCGGTACAATCAACAATGCTGGGTGCCGTCCTCAAAGGAGCGGACCCCCGCGAGGAGGAGACGAGAGACATGCCCCAGTACAGAGCACCCCTGCGCGACATCAAGTTCCTGATGCACGAGCTTCTCGGCGCCCCCCAGGTCCTGGGCGGCCTGCCCTTCTACGCCCAGAACGAAACCGCCGACGCTGACCTGATGACCCAGGTGCTGGAGGAAGGCGCCCGCTTCGTCGAAACCGAGCTGGTGCCGCTCAACCAGATCGGGGACCAGGAAGGCTGCACCCGGCACGAGGACGGCAGCGTGACCACGCCCACCGGCTTCAAGGCGGCCTACGACAAGTACCGCCAGGCGGGCTGGACCGCCCTCGACGCCGACCCCGCCTACGGCGGCCAGGGGATGCCTCACCTCGTCAGCACGGTCATGAGCGAGATGATCACCAGTGCCAACGTGGCCTGGGGCATGTATCCCGGCCTCTCGCACGGCGCGTACTCGGCGCTGCACGCGGTCGGCAGCGAGGAGCTGAAGAACACCTACCTCCCGAAGATCGTCAGCGGCGAGTGGACCGGGACGATGTGCCTCACCGAGCCGCACGCGGGCACCGACCTGGGCATCATCCGCACCCGGGCGACCGATAACGGCGACGGCAGCTACAGCATCACCGGCACCAAGATCTTCATCAGCGCGGGGGAGCACGACCTGGCGGACAACATCGTCCACCTCGTGCTGGCGCGGCTGGAAGGCAGTCCGATGGGGACGAAGGGCATTTCGCTCTTCCTGGTGCCCAAGTTCCTGCCCAATGCCGACGGCACACCCGGCGAGCGCAACGGCGTGATGTGCGGGTCCCTGGAACACAAGATGGGGATTCACGGCAACGCGACCGCCGTGCTGAACTTCGACGGCGCGAAGGGCTACCTTGTCGGCGAGATCAACAAGGGCATGAACCACATGTTCATCATGATGAACGCCGCCCGCCTGGGGACCGGCCTCCAGGGCCTCGGCCTCGGGGAAGTGGCGTACCAGAATGCCCTGGCCTACGCCAAGGACCGCCTCCAGATGCGGCACGAGCCGCGCGTGGACCCCGCCGAACCCGCCGACCCGATCATCGTCCATCCCGACGTGCGCCGGATGCTGCTGACTGGCAAGGCATACACGGAAGCGGGCCGCGCGCTGGCGATGTGGCTGGCGCTGAGCATCGACATCGAGCACCACCACCCCGATGAGGCGCAGCGCAAGGAAGCGGCCGATCTGGTCGCGCTGCTGACGCCAGTCGCCAAGGCCTTCATGACCGACAACGGCTTCCAGACGGCCGTGCTGAGTCAGCAGGTCTACGGCGGGCACGGCTACATCCGCGAGTGGGGCATGGAGCAGTTCGTGCGTGACGCCCGCATCGGCCAGATTTACGAGGGCACCAATGGCATCCAGTCCCTCGACCTGCTGGGCCGCAAGGTGCTGATGGACGGCGGCAAGAAGCTCCAGAAGCTCGCCGGAATGCTTCAGCAGTTCGTGGAGGAGAACGCGGAAGACGAGCATCTCGCTCCCTACCTCGACCAACTCGGCAAGGCCGCGAACCAGCTCGGCACGCTCACCATGGTGATCGGCCAGAAGGCGATGCAGGGGCCGGAAGGGGCGGACGAGGTGAACGCCGCCGCCGTGGACTACCTGCGGTACTTCGGGCACGTCGTGTACGGCTACCTGTGGGCCAGGATGGCGAAGATCGCGCAGGAGAAGATCGACGCCGGGCAGGACAAGGACGGCTTCTATCTCAGCAAGGTGCAGACGGCGAAGTTCTACTTCACCAAGCTGTTCCCCGAGACCAAGATGCTCGCCGCGACCATCAAGGCCGGAAACGAGCCGCTCACGGTGGACGACCGCGCGGTGTTCGGGCTGGAGAAGAATCTGGTCGGGGCGTAAAGACTCGCTGCCTGGAGAGAAAGTCCCCGCCGAGAGTGACAGGCGGGGGCTTTCTGCTCAGGACTGACGCGAAACTCTGATTGGGAACATCGGGGAGTTGAGAGAAAGTGGCACTGGAACGCTCTGCCCGTTCACCCCCTCTCCTGCGGAGCTTTGCAAGTCCCAGCCTCCCCCCTCAAGGGGGAGGAGAAAAATAGCGTCCCACACGCTTTCCTCTTCCCAATCGCGTAAGTCCTATGCTGTTTGCGCGGTCAGGCGGTCGGAGCACCCAGGAAGGAATCGGTACGGCGGGAAATCCCCCGAAAGTTTTCCGCCTCGGCACCGGGCACCCCCTGAAAAGCCAGGACAGCGACCGTGCAGGGCTGTCCTCCCTCGCGGATGCCCTCGGCGGCCTCGTCCAGCAGCGCACTCATGGCGCGGGCAAGCCGCTGGTAGCGTTCCGGCGTCAGCCTGAGCGTCAGCGCGTCGAGGTGCGTGGGGTAGGGCTCGGCGGCGGGGGCGTCCGGCAGGGGCTGGGGCCGGGCGGGGTGCTCGCGGTCGCCAAAGCCGTACACGTCCTCCTCTCCGGTGTGCATCCGGCCCCACGAGCGTTCGTAGGCGTGCAGGAAGGCCGCTGAGAGGTCACGCAAATCGGCGGTCCCGTTGCCTCCCTCCTCACCCGGAGGCAGGAGGTCCGAGGGCACCCGGAACTCGGGCGCGGCGAGTTGATAGAACACCTTCCCGCCCTCGCGTTTCGCCTCGAACAGCAGGCCCAGGTCCGCCAGCTTGCGGGCGTGGTGGTGGGCGAGGTTGGCGGCCATGTCCAGCCGCGGGGCGACCTCGCTGGGCGAACGGGGCTGGAGGAACTGCCCCAGGAAACTCGTGTTCTGCCGCAGCGCGCGGGCCACCGCCGGGTCGGTCACGCGCACCACCTCCTGCTGCGTCTGTGTCATGCCCTCAGCGTGGCAGACTGCGTTTCAGCGGGCCAGGTCCGACGCTGAAAGCCTGTTCTTTCCCCATTGCCCTGCCCCTGACGGGGGGCGGCCTTCACGTTCAGCCTGCCGGGACGCGCGACGGCACCCACCCTGCTACATTGACCGCTGGAGACTTCAGGCCATGCCCACGTACGTGTACAAGAATCTGGAAACCGGCGAACTCTACGAGATCAAGCAGAGCATGCGCGACGAGCCGCTGACGCAGCACCCGGAGACGGGGGCGCCGGTCAAGCGCGTCCTCTCCACGCCCGGCATCGCCTTTCGGGGCAGCGGCTTTTACGTGACCGACTCGCGGCCCCAGAGCAAGGGTGAGGGCGGCCAGGGCGGCGGCGGCGAGTGAACCCGGCCCTGCGCGCCGCCGGAATAGGGCTGCTGCTCGCGGGGGCGGTCACGGGCGCGTATGTCACGGGCCGCGTCAGCGCCCAGCGCGCGCTGGTGACTCCCGACGAGATCAACACGGTCGAGGTCACCCAGAAGGCCCTCCAGGCGGTCGTGCGGGTGGACAACCGGCTGCGTAAGGACGTACTGCAACCGGGCGACGACCCGGTCGAAACCGGCACCGGCTTCTTTTACAAGCCGAACCTGATCGTCACGAACTACCACGTCATCCAGTACCAGGAAGCGGTCAGCGTGACCCTCTACAACGGGCGGCGCGTGACGGCGCAGGTGGAGGGGATCGACCCCGGCATCGACATCGCGATTCTGCGGGTGACAGGGGTCACCGCGCCCAAGACCCTCAGCTTCGGGCGCAGCGCGGGCCTGATC
The window above is part of the Deinococcus metallilatus genome. Proteins encoded here:
- a CDS encoding DNA-3-methyladenine glycosylase family protein, with the protein product MTAAPPDAPFQPLTDHAGALAWLARDPVLAEVLARAQPLPVLTPTPDPFGTLIRSVVGQQLSTKAAASIHARVEGALGGVAPEPLLRAAPEDLRALGLSWAKVRTVRALADAALSGQVDFAHLAALLDEEVITALTPLPGIGRWTVEMFLMFGLARPDVFSFGDLVLRQGLLRLYPDLAPGPTQAERVASWSPYRTLAARTLWAEAARLRQGAGGLSPSDPL
- a CDS encoding ABC transporter permease subunit, encoding MSSPEAGEIAIQLTDVTVRLGGQTVMEDVNLTVPHGEFLAVIGPSGGGKSTLLRVLAGLLRPQEGTVYVASPPALMFQDNRLLPWRTALRNVGLPRDLGAGGGLAPREALHMVGLDAYADYYPAQLSGGMRARVALARALAQSHDVLLLDEPFSALDALVRERFNAELRHLHDKTGRTTILVTHSIREAVWLADRVAVLRGGHIVEVLDTRGAGRVTAYTDGLEAELRALLGTGDSTRVVVEPRARPYLGWLAPASAVIAGLLLWEVGARALHQPFLLPGPAQVWAELSRSPGEFAQATWGTARVALLGALLGSLAGALIGYPLAKSRALERFLSPFVVASQSAPIVVLAPLLITWFGFGTVPAVLVSALSALYPVMVATIVGVREVPATSYELFSTLRATPWQRLTRLELPSALPVMLGGLRLALSLALIGAVVWEFVSNQKPGLGFLVNQARAYYNTPRQFAAIALLIGLGVLLYLAVTALERRVLRHRRQV
- a CDS encoding YbaY family lipoprotein — its product is MKRFAALLLAALLATPASAQSITITRTTTSTSTNTSAPMPSLTDVPAGWRVVSGRISAPNEVRLPSGSTVTLNIEDVTRLNAPGTTRLTVSFPSTRLSTPYQFQYNPARMNPRRVYAVTVRVTGPNGRLLYSSNKAQELPRSQNAVLNLKVTPAR
- a CDS encoding NUDIX domain-containing protein translates to MDRPVVCVGALVWGPDGRVLLARTTKWRGLWGVPGGKVDWGETLSDAVRREFREETGLTLSDVRYAQTQEAVLSGEFHKPAHLLLVDFFARTDTHEITPNEEIAEWVWVPLTEAVHYPLNTVTRTLVELALNVEARGRGEA
- a CDS encoding Crp/Fnr family transcriptional regulator; this translates as MNYPSLVWHLKRTELFADLELAELERVAASTPYRSYGPGEVIYRMDDPADALYFVRSGLIKISKLFPNGKEAILGVVGQHDTFGELLLQPEERRPTQAEALERTTLIVLPRAELQKLLDTKPALAMKLIRLMAARLFEAQSWTATVSAYSAPERVASLLYRLAREFGRPHPQGVELALKLNQEDIARMVGATRETVSHSLGKLKQEGAISRARTPLVVRLDVLKRYLEE
- a CDS encoding winged helix-turn-helix domain-containing protein, which codes for MTQTQQEVVRVTDPAVARALRQNTSFLGQFLQPRSPSEVAPRLDMAANLAHHHARKLADLGLLFEAKREGGKVFYQLAAPEFRVPSDLLPPGEEGGNGTADLRDLSAAFLHAYERSWGRMHTGEEDVYGFGDREHPARPQPLPDAPAAEPYPTHLDALTLRLTPERYQRLARAMSALLDEAAEGIREGGQPCTVAVLAFQGVPGAEAENFRGISRRTDSFLGAPTA
- a CDS encoding FmdB family zinc ribbon protein, with the translated sequence MPTYVYKNLETGELYEIKQSMRDEPLTQHPETGAPVKRVLSTPGIAFRGSGFYVTDSRPQSKGEGGQGGGGE
- the tmpR gene encoding bifunctional dihydropteridine reductase/dihydrofolate reductase TmpR, producing MTGGGKGTALVTGAARGIGRALAVALAAEGYAVAVHYRGSQADARETARLCGEKGVQTTTLQADVTDPAQARRLVREAHAAFPGSPLAVLVNNVGNYVHKPLLETTDAEWSEMLASNLTATFTTCQEAAPLMQAAGFGRIVNLGYAGARYLIARPGIVPYTIAKAGVLQLSHALGKLLAGTGVSVNVVSPGVIETSVSQPLREIPAGRVGTVAELVDAALYFVRASDYVTGQELEVAGGWNL
- a CDS encoding acyl-CoA dehydrogenase C-terminal domain-containing protein; its protein translation is MPQYRAPLRDIKFLMHELLGAPQVLGGLPFYAQNETADADLMTQVLEEGARFVETELVPLNQIGDQEGCTRHEDGSVTTPTGFKAAYDKYRQAGWTALDADPAYGGQGMPHLVSTVMSEMITSANVAWGMYPGLSHGAYSALHAVGSEELKNTYLPKIVSGEWTGTMCLTEPHAGTDLGIIRTRATDNGDGSYSITGTKIFISAGEHDLADNIVHLVLARLEGSPMGTKGISLFLVPKFLPNADGTPGERNGVMCGSLEHKMGIHGNATAVLNFDGAKGYLVGEINKGMNHMFIMMNAARLGTGLQGLGLGEVAYQNALAYAKDRLQMRHEPRVDPAEPADPIIVHPDVRRMLLTGKAYTEAGRALAMWLALSIDIEHHHPDEAQRKEAADLVALLTPVAKAFMTDNGFQTAVLSQQVYGGHGYIREWGMEQFVRDARIGQIYEGTNGIQSLDLLGRKVLMDGGKKLQKLAGMLQQFVEENAEDEHLAPYLDQLGKAANQLGTLTMVIGQKAMQGPEGADEVNAAAVDYLRYFGHVVYGYLWARMAKIAQEKIDAGQDKDGFYLSKVQTAKFYFTKLFPETKMLAATIKAGNEPLTVDDRAVFGLEKNLVGA